In one Hypomesus transpacificus isolate Combined female chromosome 18, fHypTra1, whole genome shotgun sequence genomic region, the following are encoded:
- the si:ch211-117c9.5 gene encoding sodium- and chloride-dependent creatine transporter 1 has translation MSPEVEDNSPGDILLSQDEVGIPVEEESGGVARPLVPVPGAGEGGEEGGGGPSQALSQATAVPVVERETWTRQMDFIMSCVGFAVGLGNVWRFPYLCYKNGGGVFLIPYMLIVFIGGIPVFFLEIALGQFMKQGGVSAWNIAPLFKGLGLASMVIVFFCNTYYIMILVWGLYFLLHSFADPLPWATCGHAWNTPNCTLDFRRACHNHSASPAAAVSSTADPSIPASLLSSSSSQPKPSVAVLMFNGSCVEPEGMRSPVIEFWERKVLRLSGGLDEPGDISYQMVLCLIATWVIVYFCIWKGVKSTGKVVYFTALFPYLVLVVLLAHGVTLPGALDGIVYYLKPNWSKLWEAQVWIDAGTQIFFSYAIGLGALTALGSYNRFHNNCYQDAFVLAFINSGTSFFAGFVVFSVLGFMAAEQGVDISKVAESGPGLAFIAYPKAVTLMPLAPLWAALFFFMLLVLGLDSQFVGVEGLITGIMDMLPPRSKLGALRREVVVAICCTTCFFIDLSMVTEGGMYVFQLFDYYSASGITLLWQAFWECVVVAWVYGADRFMDDVARMIGYRPLPYMKLCWSYITPLVCVGVFLFHVVNYKPLTYNSVYVYPWWGEALGWLLALSSMLCIPVTVLFKLLRCPGTLRERWQHLTTPVWGRHHLEYLSPESEAKLLPPAGQSKNTMAFESVI, from the exons ATGTCTCCCGAAGTGGAAGACAACAGTCCAG gGGACATCCTTCTCTCCCAGGACGAGGTCGGGATTCCGGTAGAAGAGGAGAGCGGCGGGGTGGCTCGCCCCCTGGTGCCTGTTCCTGGGGCGGGGGAAGGGGGCGAAGAAGGAGGGGGTGGCCCTTCCCAGGCCCTCAGCCAGGCCACAGCAGTGcctgtggtggagagagagacctggaccAGACAGATGGACTTCATCATGTCCTGCGTGGGCTTTGCCGTTGGGCTGGGCAACGTGTGGCGCTTCCCTTACCTCTGCTACAAGAATGGAGGAG GCGTGTTCCTGATCCCCTACATGTTGATTGTGTTCATCGGAGGTATTCCTGTCTTCTTCCTGGAGATCGCCCTGGGACAGTTTATGAAGCAGGGAGGGGTCTCTGCCTGGAACATCGCCCCCCTCTTTAAAG GTCTGGGCCTAGCCTCAATGGTTATTGTGTTCTTCTGTAACACGTACTACATCATGATCCTGGTGTGGGGTCTctacttcctcctccactccttcgCCGACCCGTTACCCTGGGCAACCTGTGGACATGCCTGGAACACCCCCAACTGCACGCTGGACTTCCGCCGCGCGTGCCACAACCACAGCGCCTCGCCCGCCGCTGCTGTCTCCTCCACTGCTGACCCCTCCATCCCcgcctcgctcctctcctcctcctcctcccagcccaaaCCTTCCGTAGCCGTGCTCATGTTCAACGGCAGCTGCGTGGAGCCGGAGGGCATGCGATCTCCAGTCATCGAGTTCTGGGA GCGCAAGGTGCTGCGTCTGTCTGGTGGCCTGGACGAGCCGGGAGACATCAGCTACCAGATGGTGCTGTGTCTCATAGCCACCTGGGTCATTGTCTACTTCTGCATATGGAAGGGCGTCAAGTCTACAGGCAag GTGGTGTACTTCACGGCCCTGTTCCCCTAcctggtgctggtggtgctgctggccCACGGTGTCACTCTGCCCGGGGCTCTGGACGGCATCGTGTACTACCTGAAACCCAACTGGTCCAAACTGTGGGAGGCTCAG GTGTGGATCGATGCAGGAACTCAGATCTTCTTCTCTTATGCCATCGGACTGGGGGCTCTGACCGCACTGGGCAGCTACAACCGCTTCCACAACAACTGCTACCA ggATGCATTTGTGCTGGCCTTCATCAACAGTGGAACCAGCTTCTTTGCAGGCTTCGTGGTGTTCTCAGTGCTGGGCTTCATGGCAGCAGAGCAGGGGGTGGACATCAGTAAGGTAGCTGAGAGTG GTCCGGGCCTGGCCTTCATAGCTTACCCTAAGGCTGTGACTCTGATGCCTCTCGCTCCACTCTGGGCAGCACTGTTCTTCTTcatgctgctggtgctgggcctAGACAGccag ttTGTTGGCGTGGAGGGCTTGATAACAGGGATTATGGACATGCTGCCACCCAGATCTAAACTGGGCGCTCTGCGCCGCGAAGTCGTCGTGGCGATATGTTGCACTACCTGCTTCTTCATTGACCTCTCCATGGTAACGGAG ggaGGGATGTATGTGTTCCAGCTGTTTGACTACTACTCTGCCAGTGGGATCACTCTCCTATGGCAGGCCTTCTGGGAGTGCGTGGTGGTGGCCTGGGTCTATG GTGCTGATCGTTTCATGGACGACGTGGCCCGAATGATTGGATATCGGCCCCTGCCCTACATGAAACTGTGCTGGTCCTACATCACTCCCctcgtgtgtgtg ggagtgtTCCTGTTCCATGTGGTGAACTACAAGCCCCTGACCTACAACTCGGTGTATGTGTACCCCTGGTGGGGAGAGGCGCTGGGCTGGCTGCTGGCCCTGTCCTCCATGCTCTGCATCCCCGTCACCGTCCTCTTCAAGCTGCTGCGCTGCCCAGGCACCCTCCGAGAG CGTTGGCAGCACCTGACTACCCCTGTGTGGGGCCGACACCATCTGGAGTACCTGTCTCCCGAATCTGAAGCCAAGTTGttgccccctgctggacagagcaAGAACACCATGGCTTTTGAGAGCGTCATATga